Proteins from a single region of Ziziphus jujuba cultivar Dongzao chromosome 1, ASM3175591v1:
- the LOC107416591 gene encoding disease resistance protein RPM1-like isoform X1 — translation MAEAAVCIAIDYLVRFLTHERKLLRGVHSKVSGIKNELEAIQCFLKDADMKADVEAQGSEASGRAGGVKLWVKELREVAFHIEDIIDEYAFHLERPPGRTGHDCFIASLGKIGRSIIKLEASHHIASRIKEIRKAVVEIKERSQRYGFDSIDSTYDRRYVSGYDPRKGSMYLEDDDVVGIESPRDELVGWLLNKDQQPRRAVISVVGMGGLGKTTLARKVYDLVRNHFDCHAWITVSQSYRKEELLKNVIKQFCKGNKEPAPEGIDSMDEDALTEQVREYLQQKRYVVFYDDVWKREFWGDIQHALLDNKIGGRIVITTRSKEVGEFCKISSVVYVHELKPLNPEKARELFFKKAFQSEVMGLCPPDLEDLSHQIVERCGGLPLAIVVVGGLLSTKDKTIYEWKKLHDSLSSELESNLHLTSIPKILSLSYYDLPYYLKCCFLYFGMYPEDYWIASSRLVPKWIAEGFVKPRKDKPPQEVAEEYLTELIDRSLVQKLKTSDWSPDGICYHVHDLLYDVIQTKMKDLSFGHVLSENESSFSGGLVTRRLSIVNGSCNVLHNVTQSFQVRSFLNFNSSDKILTKSIWRTLTKNFNLLKVLDFENSILDYIHDDIGSLYHLRYLNIRNTKVKMLPRSIGKLVNLETLDSGGTFVVEIPAEIKRLSKLLILYGRGQYEYNLDDPHFHPSQVKGIKVHEGIGCLEALQSLAHVDASETGVEVLKEFGKLTQLRYLGIQKLRSEDGRILLGAIEKMAHLKYLRVSTMDEDDASFDSEWLSSLPQSLEILCLTAPIRKLPESITRLQYLERLEIGGSKLEEDPVKSLKNLHNLVEMRIVYDAYNGEEMQFEEGVFPRLKDLRIMHLSGLKSIVIEEGALYNLQDLWIGLCPKLLKVPIGIQHLKQLESVLFHDIPIEFQQSLKPGGDHHYTVQHVPGVFIRYKPDGDDGQSFETSRLF, via the coding sequence ATGGCGGAGGCCGCAGTATGCATTGCTATCGATTACCTCGTCCGATTCCTGACCCACGAACGAAAGTTGTTGAGAGGCGTTCATTCTAAAGTATCGGGAATAAAAAATGAACTGGAAGCCATTCAGTGTTTCCTCAAAGACGCAGATATGAAGGCAGACGTGGAAGCCCAAGGATCAGAAGCAAGTGGTAGAGCTGGAGGTGTTAAATTATGGGTGAAGGAACTAAGGGAAGTGGCGTTCCACATCGAAGATATTATTGACGAATACGCATTCCACTTGGAGCGACCTCCCGGCCGTACTGGTCATGATTGCTTCATTGCTTCCCTTGGTAAAATCGGTCGCTCCATCATCAAACTAGAAGCAAGCCACCATATTGCATCTCGCATAAAAGAGATCCGAAAAGCAGTTGTTGAAATCAAGGAAAGAAGTCAAAGGTATGGCTTTGATTCAATTGATTCAACATATGATCGTCGATATGTTTCAGGGTACGATCCTCGAAAAGGTTCCATGTATCTTGAGGATGATGATGTTGTGGGGATTGAGTCTCCAAGAGATGAATTGGTTGGTTGGTTGTTAAATAAGGATCAACAACCTCGACGAGCTGTGATTTCAGTGGTAGGGATGGGAGGACTGGGCAAGACAACACTTGCCAGAAAGGTCTATGATTTAGTCAGAAATCATTTTGATTGTCATGCCTGGATAACAGTTTCTCAATCATACCGGAAGGAAGAGCTACTAAAGAACGTCATAAAGCAGTTCTGCAAGGGAAACAAGGAACCTGCTCCTGAGGGAATCGATTCAATGGATGAAGACGCACTGACAGAGCAAGTAAGAGAATATTTGCAGCAAAAGAGGTACGTCGTTTTTTACGATGATGTTTGGAAAAGAGAATTCTGGGGGGATATACAACATGCTTTGCTTGATAATAAAATTGGTGGGAGGATAGTGATTACAACGCGAAGCAAGGAGGTTGGGGAGTTTTGCAAAATTTCATCTGTTGTCTATGTCCATGAGCTCAAGCCTTTAAATCCAGAAAAGGCTCGAGAACTCTTCTTCAAAAAGGCTTTTCAATCTGAAGTCATGGGACTTTGTCCCCCTGACTTGGAGGATTTGTCTCATCAAATTgttgaaagatgtggaggactACCACTTGCAATTGTAGTAGTAGGTGGACTTCTATCCACAAAAGACAAGACAATATATGAGTGGAAGAAATTGCACGATAGTCTCAGTTCCGAGTTGGAGAGTAATCTCCATCTTACAAGCATACCAAAAATCTTATCCCTCAGTTATTATGATCTGCCTTACTACCTTAAATGTTGTTTCTTGTACTTCGGCATGTACCCAGAGGATTATTGGATTGCGTCATCTAGGTTAGTTCCAAAATGGATTGCTGAAGGTTTTGTGAAACCAAGGAAGGATAAACCACCGCAAGAAGTAGCAGAAGAATACTTGACTGAGCTAATAGACAGAAGTCTAGTTCAGAAATTAAAAACTAGTGACTGGAGCCCAGATGGTATATGTTATCACGTCCACGATCTTCTATATGACGTTATTCAGACAAAAATGAAAGATTTAAGTTTCGGTCACGTTTTGTCTGAAAATGAATCAAGTTTTAGTGGAGGACTAGTTACTCGACGCCTATCAATTGTCAATGGTTCATGCAATGTTCTTCACAATGTTACCCAAAGCTTTCAGGTCCGTAGCTTTTTGAACTTCAATAgtagtgataaaatattgacCAAGTCTATTTGGAGAACGTTAACGAAGAATTTCAACCTTTTAAAAGTGCTAGATTTTGAAAATAGTATATTGGATTATATTCACGACGATATTGGAAGTTTATACCATTTAAGATATTTGAATATTAGAAACACGAAAGTAAAGATGCTTCCAAGGTCCATAGGAAAACTGGTAAATCTTGAGACCTTGGATTCAGGGGGCACATTTGTGGTTGAGATACCAGCTGAGATTAAAAGGCTTAGTAAGTTGCTGATTCTGTATGGCCGTGGTCAGTATGAGTACAACTTGGACGACCCACACTTTCATCCATCTCAGGTGAAAGGAATAAAAGTGCATGAGGGGATAGGGTGCTTAGAAGCCTTGCAATCGTTAGCACATGTGGATGCGAGTGAAACAGGGGTTGAGGTATTAAAAGAGTTTGGAAAGTTGACACAGTTGAGGTATTTGGGCATCCAGAAGCTGAGAAGTGAAGATGGAAGGATTCTACTTGGGGCTATCGAGAAGATGGCCCACCTGAAATATCTGCGTGTAAGTACAATGGATGAAGATGATGCCTCATTTGATTCTGAATGGCTGTCATCCTTACCACAATCTCTTGAGATTCTCTGCTTAACAGCTCCCATAAGGAAGTTGCCAGAATCGATAACCAGACTTCAATATCTAGAACGATTAGAGATTGGTGGGTCAAAATTAGAAGAGGATCCGGTGAAAAGCCTTAAAAATCTGCATAACTTGGTGGAGATGAGGATAGTGTACGATGCATATAATGGTGAGGAGATGCAGTTTGAGGAGGGAGTGTTTCCAAGATTGAAGGATCTTCGTATCATGCATTTGAGTGGATTGAAATCAATAGTGATAGAGGAAGGAGCATTGTATAATCTTCAAGACCTTTGGATTGGTCTCTGCCCAAAACTATTGAAGGTGCCCATTGGCATCCAGCATTTGAAACAACTTGAATCTGTTTTGTTTCACGATATACCCATTGAATTCCAGCAAAGTCTGAAGCCAGGAGGAGACCACCACTATACCGTTCAACATGTACCTGGTGTCTTCATCCGTTACAAGCCCGATGGTGATGATGGACAAAGTTTTGAAACCTCACGATTGTTTTGA
- the LOC132803272 gene encoding zinc finger BED domain-containing protein DAYSLEEPER-like: MDGLQINLESSSFEMPINLEDVASPMEGVTSGHKVKRKRKLTSKEFNICEIEELGANTQKSQLELYLEEPRMATEIELNVLDYWKANQFRYPEVASMARDLLSIPISTVASESAFSIGGRVLDQFRSSLKPSTVEAIVCTRDWLFGQREKFEAQLEDLTEDVLSCDINKEESSSQCSNYANTQA; this comes from the exons ATGGATGGACTTCAAATAAATCTTGAATCAAGTAGCTTTGAAATGCCTATTAATTTAGAAGATGTTGCAAGTCCTATGGAGGGAGTCACAAGTGGGCATAAAGTGAAACGCAAGAGAAAACTCACTTCAAAG gaatttaatatttgtgaaattgaagagTTAGGTGCCAATACACAAAAATCACAATTGGAGCTTTATTTAGAGGAGCCAAGGATGGCTactgaaattgaattgaatgtgCTTGATTATTGGAAAGCAAATCAGTTTCGTTATCCTGAAGTTGCTTCAATGGCTCGTGATCTATTGAGTATCCCTATATCCACCGTTGCTTCTGAATCTGCTTTTAGCATTGGTGGACGAGTATTAGATCAATTTCGTAGTTCATTAAAGCCTAGCACTGTTGAAGCGATAGTTTGTACAAGAGATTGGTTATTTGGGCAAAgag AAAAATTTGAAGCACAACTTGAGGATCTTACTGAAGATGTTTTGAGCTGTGATATCAATAAAGAAGAATCTTCAAGTCAATGCTCTAATTATGCTAATACTCAAGCATAA
- the LOC107416591 gene encoding disease resistance protein RPM1-like isoform X2, producing the protein MYLEDDDVVGIESPRDELVGWLLNKDQQPRRAVISVVGMGGLGKTTLARKVYDLVRNHFDCHAWITVSQSYRKEELLKNVIKQFCKGNKEPAPEGIDSMDEDALTEQVREYLQQKRYVVFYDDVWKREFWGDIQHALLDNKIGGRIVITTRSKEVGEFCKISSVVYVHELKPLNPEKARELFFKKAFQSEVMGLCPPDLEDLSHQIVERCGGLPLAIVVVGGLLSTKDKTIYEWKKLHDSLSSELESNLHLTSIPKILSLSYYDLPYYLKCCFLYFGMYPEDYWIASSRLVPKWIAEGFVKPRKDKPPQEVAEEYLTELIDRSLVQKLKTSDWSPDGICYHVHDLLYDVIQTKMKDLSFGHVLSENESSFSGGLVTRRLSIVNGSCNVLHNVTQSFQVRSFLNFNSSDKILTKSIWRTLTKNFNLLKVLDFENSILDYIHDDIGSLYHLRYLNIRNTKVKMLPRSIGKLVNLETLDSGGTFVVEIPAEIKRLSKLLILYGRGQYEYNLDDPHFHPSQVKGIKVHEGIGCLEALQSLAHVDASETGVEVLKEFGKLTQLRYLGIQKLRSEDGRILLGAIEKMAHLKYLRVSTMDEDDASFDSEWLSSLPQSLEILCLTAPIRKLPESITRLQYLERLEIGGSKLEEDPVKSLKNLHNLVEMRIVYDAYNGEEMQFEEGVFPRLKDLRIMHLSGLKSIVIEEGALYNLQDLWIGLCPKLLKVPIGIQHLKQLESVLFHDIPIEFQQSLKPGGDHHYTVQHVPGVFIRYKPDGDDGQSFETSRLF; encoded by the coding sequence ATGTATCTTGAGGATGATGATGTTGTGGGGATTGAGTCTCCAAGAGATGAATTGGTTGGTTGGTTGTTAAATAAGGATCAACAACCTCGACGAGCTGTGATTTCAGTGGTAGGGATGGGAGGACTGGGCAAGACAACACTTGCCAGAAAGGTCTATGATTTAGTCAGAAATCATTTTGATTGTCATGCCTGGATAACAGTTTCTCAATCATACCGGAAGGAAGAGCTACTAAAGAACGTCATAAAGCAGTTCTGCAAGGGAAACAAGGAACCTGCTCCTGAGGGAATCGATTCAATGGATGAAGACGCACTGACAGAGCAAGTAAGAGAATATTTGCAGCAAAAGAGGTACGTCGTTTTTTACGATGATGTTTGGAAAAGAGAATTCTGGGGGGATATACAACATGCTTTGCTTGATAATAAAATTGGTGGGAGGATAGTGATTACAACGCGAAGCAAGGAGGTTGGGGAGTTTTGCAAAATTTCATCTGTTGTCTATGTCCATGAGCTCAAGCCTTTAAATCCAGAAAAGGCTCGAGAACTCTTCTTCAAAAAGGCTTTTCAATCTGAAGTCATGGGACTTTGTCCCCCTGACTTGGAGGATTTGTCTCATCAAATTgttgaaagatgtggaggactACCACTTGCAATTGTAGTAGTAGGTGGACTTCTATCCACAAAAGACAAGACAATATATGAGTGGAAGAAATTGCACGATAGTCTCAGTTCCGAGTTGGAGAGTAATCTCCATCTTACAAGCATACCAAAAATCTTATCCCTCAGTTATTATGATCTGCCTTACTACCTTAAATGTTGTTTCTTGTACTTCGGCATGTACCCAGAGGATTATTGGATTGCGTCATCTAGGTTAGTTCCAAAATGGATTGCTGAAGGTTTTGTGAAACCAAGGAAGGATAAACCACCGCAAGAAGTAGCAGAAGAATACTTGACTGAGCTAATAGACAGAAGTCTAGTTCAGAAATTAAAAACTAGTGACTGGAGCCCAGATGGTATATGTTATCACGTCCACGATCTTCTATATGACGTTATTCAGACAAAAATGAAAGATTTAAGTTTCGGTCACGTTTTGTCTGAAAATGAATCAAGTTTTAGTGGAGGACTAGTTACTCGACGCCTATCAATTGTCAATGGTTCATGCAATGTTCTTCACAATGTTACCCAAAGCTTTCAGGTCCGTAGCTTTTTGAACTTCAATAgtagtgataaaatattgacCAAGTCTATTTGGAGAACGTTAACGAAGAATTTCAACCTTTTAAAAGTGCTAGATTTTGAAAATAGTATATTGGATTATATTCACGACGATATTGGAAGTTTATACCATTTAAGATATTTGAATATTAGAAACACGAAAGTAAAGATGCTTCCAAGGTCCATAGGAAAACTGGTAAATCTTGAGACCTTGGATTCAGGGGGCACATTTGTGGTTGAGATACCAGCTGAGATTAAAAGGCTTAGTAAGTTGCTGATTCTGTATGGCCGTGGTCAGTATGAGTACAACTTGGACGACCCACACTTTCATCCATCTCAGGTGAAAGGAATAAAAGTGCATGAGGGGATAGGGTGCTTAGAAGCCTTGCAATCGTTAGCACATGTGGATGCGAGTGAAACAGGGGTTGAGGTATTAAAAGAGTTTGGAAAGTTGACACAGTTGAGGTATTTGGGCATCCAGAAGCTGAGAAGTGAAGATGGAAGGATTCTACTTGGGGCTATCGAGAAGATGGCCCACCTGAAATATCTGCGTGTAAGTACAATGGATGAAGATGATGCCTCATTTGATTCTGAATGGCTGTCATCCTTACCACAATCTCTTGAGATTCTCTGCTTAACAGCTCCCATAAGGAAGTTGCCAGAATCGATAACCAGACTTCAATATCTAGAACGATTAGAGATTGGTGGGTCAAAATTAGAAGAGGATCCGGTGAAAAGCCTTAAAAATCTGCATAACTTGGTGGAGATGAGGATAGTGTACGATGCATATAATGGTGAGGAGATGCAGTTTGAGGAGGGAGTGTTTCCAAGATTGAAGGATCTTCGTATCATGCATTTGAGTGGATTGAAATCAATAGTGATAGAGGAAGGAGCATTGTATAATCTTCAAGACCTTTGGATTGGTCTCTGCCCAAAACTATTGAAGGTGCCCATTGGCATCCAGCATTTGAAACAACTTGAATCTGTTTTGTTTCACGATATACCCATTGAATTCCAGCAAAGTCTGAAGCCAGGAGGAGACCACCACTATACCGTTCAACATGTACCTGGTGTCTTCATCCGTTACAAGCCCGATGGTGATGATGGACAAAGTTTTGAAACCTCACGATTGTTTTGA